The following nucleotide sequence is from Candidatus Hydrogenedentota bacterium.
TGCACGCACGTGAGCGTGTTGAATTCGACGTTGTGTTTCTTCATGCACGCGATAGCGCGCATGACCCGCTGGAACGTGGCATGCTGCCCTTTGTCCACGCGGTATCGATCGTGACACTCCTCGGGGCCGTCGATCGAGAGTCCCACCAGGAAACGGTTCTCGACGAGAAACGCGCACCACGCGTCGTTGAGCAGGATGCCGTTCGTCTGGAATGAGTTGCTGACGCGCTTGCCGTTTGCGTATTGCTGCTGCAGCGCGACGGCGCGGCGGAAGAAATCCAATCCGAGCAAGGTCGGTTCGCCGCCCTGCCACGCGAAGATGACTTCAGGCGTCTGCTGCGATTCGAGGTACTGCCGGATGAACGATTCGAGCGCCTCCGGGGTCATGGCCCAGTCGGCGCGGCCGGGATGAAGTTTCTCCTTCTCGAGGTAGAAGCAATACGTGCAGTCGAGGTTGCAGATCGGGCCCGTGGGTTTCGCCATCACATGGAACGCAGGCAGGACCCGGTTTTCAGCGGCCATCATTGTTGCCTTTCCCGTCTCGGGCAAGAGCCAAGGGTCGCATGAGACTCATGGGGCCAAGGGGACCGCACGTGGGATTGAACACCGTGTCTTCCACCAGTCATTTCCCTTCCGAGCCGCCGCTCGCGTGGGGGGAAACGCCGGCAGCCGCTTTTTTGCGCGCGCGGCGCAGTCGCCGCGCTTTCTGTTTGCGCGCTTGGTCGCGCCGCTTCCCCTCGGGGCTTTCGCGGCCCAGCAACCGCTCCTCCAGCAGTTCGCACAGGCGCCGCCGCGCGAGAAAGCGATTCAAGGCCTGCGAGCGCGCCCGCTGCATCTTCACCTCTATGCCCGACGGCCCATGCGTCAACTGCACGCACGTGTTCGACCGGTTCACCTTCTGGCCACCGGGCCCGCCGCTCGTGACGAAGCGTTCGTCCAGGTCTTCTTCGTGCAGGTCCAGGCGCGCCATGCGCGCCAGGAGGTCAGCTTCTTTCGCGGCGGTGACTCCGAAACGGCTCATACGTGTTTAGAACCTCGAGAGTTTATCGTCAAATCACAATAGTGGCTGGAACTTGGTCCAGTCATCGATTCCCAACCCTGGGATTGGGCGGAAATGCCGCTCATTATTCGCGACAACCCAGTAGCCACAACTCAATACAGTTGCTCCCATCATCAAGTCAGAGTCATCCAATCTCTTGCCGCTGCGCTCCAGATAAGCTTTGAATCCGGCGAATACCTCCATTATGGCGCGAGAGACCTCGACAACGCGAAACAGCCTGCCAATCCTGCGTGCCCGCCTGTTACGGCGTGATTTCCTGATGTCGGCGGCGATAGCCCCGGCGCCACGCCTGTCCGGCCGCGGACCGGCAAGGGCAAGGAAAGCTCTTGTTGCCTCCTCGGGAGATTCAATGGAGCGGTTCAGGTACGCCTGGAGTGTGGTGACAGCCTCCTGGCTGATCGGCCCGTTATCCTGGGTGGCCCTGCTCAGCCAAGGCCTGATAAAGGTCGTTGTCGATGCCTTTTACCTGCAAATTGGCCGTGATGATGCTTCTCAAGCGGCTCGACCCGTTTCGACGTTGCCATTCTAGCCGAGGTTTCGTGGAAGGGCAATTCAATTTCATGAAAGTCTGCAGACTGACGGGGCGGGGGCGGTCAGCGGTTCTCTTGGGGAGGAGTTGTGCGCGGACAGTAGCCAACCCGTTCCCCAACATGTCATACTGCTTGTCGCGAGCAGGCCGGGCGGTCGCGGCGGGCTTCGGCCCGGCGAGGAAAGTCCGGACTCCACAGGGCAGGGTGCTTGGTAACGCCAAGGCGGGGCAACCCGACGGAAAGTGGAACAGAAACGACACCGCCGATGGTCCGCCGAAGCCTCCGGCGGAGACGGGCACAGGCAAGGGTGAAATGGTGCGGTAAGAGCGCACCGGCGCCGTGGCGACACGGCGGCCGTCTAAACCCCACCCGGAGCAAGTCCAAATAGGGGAGCAATGGCGTGGCCCGCGCCGCTCCCGGGTAGGATGCTGGAGCCGCGCGGCGACGCGCGGCCTAGAGGAATGGCCGCCTCAGGGTTTCGGCCCCCAGACAGAATCCGGCTTACAGGCCTGCTCGCGTTTTTCTGCTTCCGTCAGTCGAGGATGCGCCCCTCCTTCAATGCGCGCTCGTATTCCCCGGAGACGAGGCACTTGTCGCCGAGCGCTTCGCTCAACGGATCGGCGTCTTCGCCGCAGAAGCCCAGGTGCGCATGGCGCCGCCACCCCTCCGCGTACTCGAAAACGACGGACCATTCGCCCACCTTTCGCGACATGTCTTCCATGGCGTGGAGGTAGCTGTCGAGGCCCTGGCTGACGTCGAGCCACTCCTTCTGACTGCGATGGCAGGCAAGCGCTTCCCGTTTCTGCGCGAGCACGCCGGTGACATCCACGAACTGGCCGGGCCGCACGACGCGGCGCAGGCTGTCGGTGAGGCCATAGGGCAACGCGTGGTACAGGGTAACCTCTTCCGCAACGGGTTCGCGGGCCGGCGTGGTCGTGAAATTGCGCATGCCGCGGAAGAAACCCGCGCTCACGGCGAGCCGGCACGCGTGGATGTGGTCTTCCATGTAGTCCTGGGGCGAGGGAACAAGCATGATGGAAGGGCGGACCTCGCGCACGACGGCGCAGACCTGCTTGAGCAGGGGCTTGGTGTAGAGGATGTCGAGGTCATCGACGACCGGGTCGTGGAGATGCGCGCCCAGCGCCCGCGCCGCGCTGCGGGCTTCCTCGAGCCTGCGCGCAATGATGGCCTCGCGCGTGAGCGTGGCCGTGCCGCACGAACCGTTCGCAATGTTCATCATGTGCAGTTCGTAGCCTGCCATCCTCAATTGAAGCAGGGTGCCCCCCATCATGAATTCGATGTCATCGGGATGCGCCCCGATGGCCAGCGCTACCGGTTTTGGCATGGTCGAATAGTCCCTTTCATTGCGCGGTCACGTCGCGAGCAGGGTCAGTAAACCGACGACGACGGCGACGCCGCCGTTCACAGGCGGCGTACCCTGCTCCTCGTAACGCAGGAAGTCCACGTGGCCGTCCAGGTACAGCACATTCGAGCCGCCCGGCACGTGATTATAGTCGGAAGGGATGGTCGATAGCTGGTCGAGCATGACAAAGACGGTGCTTTGAGCCTGGGCCGTGGCGGCGGGATTGTTGATGTCGGTGACGAGAAAGCGTTCTATTCCTTCGCGCAGCCGGTAGATGCTGTTTCCGCCGCCGTTGCCGGTTCCCGGGACGCCGCTCATATCCAGGTCCTTGTCCGCGATCTGGTTGGCGGCATTGACCCGGTCCGGGGACGCCGATTCGGGGCTGGAAAGCACGTCGAGGTACTGCACGTTTTCTTCAAGCAGGCGGGTTACCCCCGCAATCAGCTGGGCCGACGCCTCGGTGGTGGTGACGCCGCTGACATCCGCGCCGGTCATCGCGGCAAGCGTCAGCAGCGGCGCGACAGGCAGCACGCCGTAGCGCGGGTCCGTGCGGTCCATGACCCAGCCGAGGTAATTGTAGCTCGAATCCGTCGCGCGCGCGCAACGCCGGTAGTTGTTGCTGGCGCAGCCGAAACAGAACACGTCCGTGCCGTTCTTGGCGTACGCAACCTCGCTGTCGAGGCCCGAGTCGGACGGACAGAACGTGATCATCGGGTCGTTCAGGTATTCCGGATACACCTGCCACATGTCCGGGCCGACGTCGAGAATGTGGACCGGGTCCCCGTTGCACTTGGGCCG
It contains:
- a CDS encoding peptide chain release factor-like protein, which translates into the protein MSRFGVTAAKEADLLARMARLDLHEEDLDERFVTSGGPGGQKVNRSNTCVQLTHGPSGIEVKMQRARSQALNRFLARRRLCELLEERLLGRESPEGKRRDQARKQKARRLRRARKKAAAGVSPHASGGSEGK
- a CDS encoding PIG-L family deacetylase, whose translation is MPKPVALAIGAHPDDIEFMMGGTLLQLRMAGYELHMMNIANGSCGTATLTREAIIARRLEEARSAARALGAHLHDPVVDDLDILYTKPLLKQVCAVVREVRPSIMLVPSPQDYMEDHIHACRLAVSAGFFRGMRNFTTTPAREPVAEEVTLYHALPYGLTDSLRRVVRPGQFVDVTGVLAQKREALACHRSQKEWLDVSQGLDSYLHAMEDMSRKVGEWSVVFEYAEGWRRHAHLGFCGEDADPLSEALGDKCLVSGEYERALKEGRILD
- a CDS encoding prepilin-type N-terminal cleavage/methylation domain-containing protein: MSARRGFTLIELLVVIAIIGILAAILLPALARARESARRASCQNNLKEWGLVFKMYANEDPGERWPTLQLGVRPKCNGDPVHILDVGPDMWQVYPEYLNDPMITFCPSDSGLDSEVAYAKNGTDVFCFGCASNNYRRCARATDSSYNYLGWVMDRTDPRYGVLPVAPLLTLAAMTGADVSGVTTTEASAQLIAGVTRLLEENVQYLDVLSSPESASPDRVNAANQIADKDLDMSGVPGTGNGGGNSIYRLREGIERFLVTDINNPAATAQAQSTVFVMLDQLSTIPSDYNHVPGGSNVLYLDGHVDFLRYEEQGTPPVNGGVAVVVGLLTLLAT